In Neorhizobium sp. NCHU2750, a single genomic region encodes these proteins:
- a CDS encoding ferritin-like domain-containing protein — MTHAKDNFIAWLKSAHAMEEQAATMLAAQTKRLENYPDLKARMLAHLDETRRQAEDLQLLLTRLSGTPSTLKDIAGRIAATVQGIPGLLVNDEVVKFVSAAYGFEHQEIATYRVLITAADELGEREAQAVLERILAEEMAMAAWLEDNLDPITRVFLMRDERDLQAKR; from the coding sequence ATGACCCATGCGAAAGACAATTTCATCGCCTGGCTGAAGAGCGCCCATGCGATGGAGGAACAGGCCGCCACCATGCTGGCTGCACAGACCAAGCGGCTCGAAAACTATCCCGACCTGAAGGCCCGCATGCTCGCGCATCTCGACGAGACGCGCCGGCAGGCGGAAGACCTGCAACTGCTGCTCACCCGGCTTTCAGGCACGCCTTCGACCTTGAAAGACATTGCCGGGCGGATTGCAGCGACGGTGCAGGGCATTCCGGGGCTGCTCGTCAATGACGAGGTCGTCAAGTTCGTCTCGGCCGCCTACGGGTTCGAGCATCAGGAGATCGCTACCTATAGGGTGCTGATCACCGCCGCCGACGAACTGGGCGAGCGCGAGGCACAAGCCGTGCTCGAACGCATTCTCGCCGAGGAAATGGCGATGGCCGCGTGGCTCGAAGACAATCTCGACCCAATTACGCGTGTGTTCCTGATGCGCGACGAGCGCGACCTGCAGGCCAAAAGATGA